A genomic stretch from Methanobrevibacter olleyae includes:
- a CDS encoding nitroreductase family protein → MEFFDLIEQRYSMRGFEDKEVEQEKLDKVLKAAQLAPTGANFQAFKVVVIDTRKYKEELTAIYSPDWFTQAPIALCVLASKEKAWTRRYDNKNIADIDATIVMTHMILAAEDVGLNTCFIAAFKPDKAKEFLDLDDEWEAVLFTPLGYGNAEPRDTPRKSIDELVIYK, encoded by the coding sequence ATGGAATTTTTTGACCTTATTGAACAAAGATACAGTATGAGGGGTTTTGAAGATAAAGAGGTGGAGCAGGAAAAATTAGATAAAGTTTTAAAAGCTGCTCAACTTGCTCCAACTGGAGCAAATTTCCAAGCTTTTAAAGTAGTTGTAATCGATACTAGAAAGTATAAAGAAGAATTAACTGCTATTTATAGTCCTGATTGGTTTACACAAGCACCAATAGCTCTTTGTGTTCTTGCTTCTAAAGAAAAAGCATGGACTAGAAGATATGACAATAAGAATATTGCTGATATTGATGCAACTATCGTAATGACCCATATGATTCTTGCAGCTGAAGATGTCGGTTTAAACACTTGCTTTATTGCAGCATTTAAACCAGATAAAGCAAAAGAATTCTTAGACCTAGATGATGAATGGGAAGCTGTCTTATTTACTCCTTTAGGATATGGAAATGCAGAACCAAGAGACACTCCTAGAAAATCTATTGATGAATTGGTTATATACAAATAG
- a CDS encoding fumarate hydratase has translation MDLIEKVQNAVVKAGSSYSEDRLNAYLDALKLEKELNNENAVWALEGMIENFKVACQNKLPLCDDTGIPHVLMEIGKNREIPKDFFNEINIGIAQGLDKLPGRPMAVKGNGIERINQSKGLFEESSMVKPVSFLIEENDESSYGRSIAQDDDKIKVTVLLEGGGPEIRAKTYRIFHKRDSMRVFNEALDWLKESLSILGCTPSIPAIGIGRTHFEANALILRAMAHGNLNIQSDIEKYISDELNKTNIGPLGLGGRTTVLGSFVNIGSQRASGVRIVATRPACFVEPRVSSFEF, from the coding sequence ATGGATTTAATTGAAAAAGTTCAAAATGCAGTTGTTAAAGCAGGTAGCTCATATAGTGAAGATAGATTAAATGCCTATCTGGATGCTTTAAAATTAGAAAAAGAATTGAATAATGAAAATGCAGTTTGGGCTTTAGAGGGAATGATTGAAAACTTTAAAGTAGCTTGTCAAAATAAACTTCCTTTATGTGATGATACAGGAATTCCACATGTTTTAATGGAAATAGGCAAAAATAGAGAGATTCCTAAAGACTTTTTCAATGAAATAAATATAGGTATTGCTCAGGGTTTAGATAAACTTCCAGGTAGGCCAATGGCAGTTAAAGGTAATGGCATTGAAAGGATAAACCAATCAAAGGGCCTTTTTGAAGAGTCCAGCATGGTGAAACCTGTTTCTTTTTTAATAGAAGAAAATGATGAATCCAGTTATGGAAGATCAATTGCTCAAGATGATGATAAAATAAAAGTCACTGTTTTATTGGAAGGGGGAGGTCCTGAAATAAGGGCTAAAACTTATAGAATCTTTCATAAAAGAGATTCAATGAGGGTATTTAATGAAGCGCTGGATTGGCTTAAAGAATCTTTATCCATCTTAGGTTGCACTCCTTCAATTCCGGCTATTGGTATTGGCAGAACTCACTTTGAAGCAAATGCTCTTATCTTAAGAGCTATGGCTCATGGCAATTTAAACATTCAATCGGATATTGAAAAATATATATCTGATGAGTTGAATAAAACAAACATTGGTCCTTTAGGTCTTGGTGGCAGGACAACTGTTTTAGGCTCCTTTGTAAATATCGGTAGCCAAAGAGCAAGTGGAGTTAGAATAGTAGCAACTCGCCCAGCATGTTTTGTAGAACCAAGAGTTTCAAGTTTTGAATTTTAG
- a CDS encoding V-type ATP synthase subunit I, with amino-acid sequence MFRTARMRKLNVITLDKYASLTVAALHDEGVVQINDISERIQQDPKLAELLKPSKVTPRTGKISSLLMKTSALSDLLGDSLSEGRSMKELIMSFISPDLPVPKEVEDVGTESLIAYAESTLDQVEGETKGIEDKLAALDSEESMLESNKELAKKLKYLDMDLGLLTDSKYTSTIVGRITAESAQKFKDEYSKITDKLFYELVPDEEKEYNIMVVVVANKYKDNVYTLLRKNEFEKFETESLEGRPDSLISSSESRLQAIESERSQAKAELKVVAEKWDDEVLALKEQLENEKEKNEVFATFAETDKTFVFEAWVPEKNVEKAQNIIETTTDGHAIMEVEEVPDNSEDVPVLQENCTYAKPYELLVEMYSPLKYNEIDPTLFVALTFPLFFGFCLTDAGYGLFVVIIGIILYRGMGKINKTMHDGGLIILASGIWSIILGLFTNGLLGDLYTRILGMGPALPTVIDSINAFKNPATILVIAIVIGLIYTNIGFIVGAIDNLRYGNKKDAIGSQIVWFVFELGIILLALGYLFPALGMIGMALGAVLIIAALAMLIWGNGAYGLMDVFGFMGDVLSYARLLALCLATGGIAMTVNILTNMVNEMIPVVGIALAVFVFIGGHIANFLFQVLGAGVNALRLNYVEFFSQFYMGGKNSFEAFKAKRQFTKIKK; translated from the coding sequence ATGTTTAGAACTGCGAGAATGCGTAAACTTAACGTTATAACTTTGGACAAATACGCTAGTTTGACAGTGGCGGCACTTCACGACGAGGGTGTTGTTCAAATAAATGATATTTCTGAACGTATTCAGCAAGATCCTAAGCTAGCAGAACTTTTGAAACCTTCAAAAGTTACACCCCGTACTGGCAAAATCTCTTCACTTCTTATGAAGACAAGTGCACTTTCTGATTTATTGGGAGATTCATTGTCTGAAGGCAGGAGTATGAAAGAGCTGATAATGTCTTTTATCAGTCCAGATCTTCCGGTTCCTAAAGAAGTTGAGGACGTTGGTACTGAAAGCTTAATAGCTTATGCAGAATCAACATTAGACCAGGTTGAAGGTGAAACAAAAGGTATTGAAGATAAGTTAGCCGCACTAGACAGTGAAGAGAGTATGCTTGAATCAAATAAAGAATTAGCTAAAAAGCTAAAATATTTAGATATGGATTTAGGTCTATTAACTGATTCAAAGTACACTTCTACCATTGTTGGTAGGATCACTGCTGAGTCCGCTCAGAAATTCAAAGATGAATACAGTAAGATTACAGATAAGCTCTTTTATGAGTTAGTTCCAGACGAAGAAAAAGAATATAATATCATGGTTGTAGTCGTTGCTAATAAGTATAAAGATAATGTCTATACCTTACTTAGGAAAAATGAATTCGAGAAGTTTGAAACTGAAAGTTTAGAAGGAAGACCGGATAGTCTTATTTCCTCTTCTGAATCCAGACTCCAAGCTATCGAAAGTGAAAGATCCCAAGCTAAAGCTGAATTAAAAGTTGTAGCAGAAAAATGGGATGATGAAGTTCTTGCTTTAAAAGAACAATTAGAAAATGAAAAAGAGAAAAATGAGGTTTTCGCTACTTTTGCCGAAACTGATAAAACATTTGTCTTCGAAGCATGGGTACCTGAAAAGAATGTAGAAAAAGCTCAAAATATTATTGAGACTACTACTGATGGCCATGCAATTATGGAAGTTGAAGAAGTTCCAGATAATTCCGAAGATGTTCCAGTTTTACAAGAAAATTGCACATATGCAAAGCCTTATGAATTATTAGTTGAAATGTACTCCCCTTTAAAATACAATGAAATAGATCCTACTTTATTTGTAGCTCTTACCTTTCCATTATTCTTCGGTTTCTGTTTAACCGATGCAGGATATGGTCTTTTTGTTGTAATTATCGGTATTATCTTATACAGAGGAATGGGTAAAATCAACAAAACTATGCATGATGGTGGATTAATCATCTTGGCAAGTGGTATTTGGTCTATTATTTTAGGTCTCTTTACTAATGGTTTACTTGGGGATTTATATACCAGAATTTTAGGTATGGGTCCTGCACTTCCAACTGTAATCGATTCTATTAATGCATTTAAAAACCCGGCAACTATCTTAGTTATTGCAATTGTAATTGGTTTAATCTATACCAATATTGGTTTTATAGTAGGTGCAATTGATAATTTAAGATATGGAAATAAAAAAGACGCTATTGGTTCTCAAATCGTATGGTTTGTATTTGAACTTGGTATTATTCTATTGGCGTTAGGGTACTTATTCCCAGCTCTTGGTATGATTGGTATGGCATTAGGTGCAGTATTGATTATAGCTGCTCTTGCTATGCTTATATGGGGTAACGGTGCTTACGGACTTATGGATGTATTTGGATTCATGGGAGATGTATTGTCATACGCTCGTCTTTTAGCTCTTTGTTTAGCTACTGGTGGTATTGCGATGACTGTAAACATCTTAACTAACATGGTAAATGAGATGATTCCAGTTGTAGGTATTGCTTTAGCTGTTTTCGTCTTTATTGGCGGGCATATTGCTAACTTCCTTTTCCAAGTGTTAGGTGCTGGTGTTAACGCTTTGCGTCTTAACTATGTGGAATTCTTCTCTCAATTCTATATGGGTGGAAAAAACTCATTTGAAGCTTTTAAAGCTAAAAGACAATTTACAAAAATCAAAAAATAA
- a CDS encoding MmgE/PrpD family protein, producing MIIDELSKYLIDLRYEDIPKESIEKAKLCFLDYLAVYFRGLETENSKIAIKTIFELYDNDFHDDFNLLNKGFINGIASHSLDLDDGHRLAQLHPGSVVFSTVLAMVCDSNLDLDISGEEFFEAIVLGYEVAIVLGMLVNPSHRNQGFHSTGTIGALTSGAVASKLLKLDLEKTEHCLALSATQSSGLLEADHAGTMGKSLHAGAAVYNGILSAFLAKNGFTGGESLIDGKEGFLKAMATKSYDSFSDNKGDIDSLKISQFLKDNLNKFHINEVYLKKYPFCRHIHSAIDSALALKDDLNDLNSNSKLNYSDCLDLIKSIDVETYKIASEHDNYNPKNLQDLKQSLPYAVAISLVSNDLSLDSIDELADNGLFDRVNFDNGLFDGVNFDKDIFDGDDFAKDILKIKETINKINIINNDEFNQLTPDKRPSKVIIKFKDNDFNSLNNLEYTTYYPLGEVENPLLLEDILEKFKLLNPKFNMNKLQIIKHMESKSIHEVFKQLDLLDNK from the coding sequence ATGATTATTGATGAATTGTCTAAATATTTGATTGACTTAAGATATGAGGATATTCCTAAGGAATCTATTGAAAAGGCTAAATTATGCTTTTTAGATTATTTGGCAGTTTATTTTAGAGGATTAGAAACTGAAAACTCTAAAATAGCTATTAAAACAATATTTGAATTATATGATAATGATTTTCATGATGATTTTAATTTATTAAATAAAGGATTTATTAATGGAATTGCATCTCATAGCTTAGATTTAGATGATGGTCATAGATTGGCTCAATTACATCCTGGTTCAGTTGTTTTTTCAACTGTTTTAGCTATGGTTTGTGATAGTAATTTAGATTTGGATATCAGTGGAGAAGAGTTTTTTGAAGCTATTGTTCTTGGATATGAAGTAGCTATTGTATTAGGTATGCTTGTTAATCCAAGTCATAGAAATCAAGGATTTCATAGTACAGGAACTATTGGAGCTTTAACATCCGGTGCAGTTGCATCTAAGCTTTTAAAATTAGATTTGGAAAAAACTGAACATTGCTTGGCTTTATCCGCTACCCAATCATCAGGTCTTCTTGAAGCAGATCATGCTGGAACTATGGGTAAATCTTTACATGCTGGAGCTGCTGTCTATAATGGAATTTTATCAGCATTTTTAGCTAAAAATGGCTTTACTGGTGGGGAGTCTTTAATTGATGGTAAGGAAGGCTTTTTAAAAGCTATGGCTACTAAATCTTATGATAGTTTCAGTGATAATAAAGGGGATATTGATTCTTTAAAGATATCTCAATTTTTAAAAGACAATTTAAATAAATTCCATATAAATGAGGTTTATTTAAAAAAATATCCATTTTGCAGACATATTCATTCAGCTATTGATTCTGCTTTAGCTTTAAAAGATGATTTAAATGATTTAAATTCAAATTCTAAGCTAAATTATTCGGATTGTCTTGATTTAATAAAATCAATTGATGTAGAGACTTATAAAATAGCAAGTGAACATGATAATTATAATCCAAAAAATCTTCAAGATTTAAAACAATCCTTACCATATGCTGTAGCTATTTCTTTAGTTTCTAATGACTTAAGTTTAGATTCAATTGATGAATTAGCTGATAATGGTCTTTTTGATAGGGTAAATTTTGATAATGGTCTTTTTGATGGGGTGAATTTTGATAAAGATATTTTTGATGGGGATGATTTTGCTAAAGATATTTTAAAAATTAAAGAAACAATAAATAAGATTAATATTATTAATAATGATGAATTTAATCAATTAACTCCTGATAAAAGACCATCTAAAGTAATAATCAAATTTAAAGACAATGATTTTAATTCATTAAATAATTTAGAGTATACTACTTATTATCCATTAGGGGAAGTGGAAAACCCCTTGTTATTAGAAGATATTTTAGAAAAGTTCAAGCTTTTAAATCCTAAGTTTAATATGAATAAACTACAAATAATTAAACATATGGAAAGTAAGTCAATTCATGAAGTTTTTAAGCAATTAGATTTATTAGATAATAAATAA
- a CDS encoding LysO family transporter encodes MELIEESQHVSKNKLFRWSVFLLIFSFIVCVGNYVGYKHPMNEAFIGMIILSVITIVGMVLERELPFNISSIVYISLIGLALALPFSPASSTVVYYVSQIELSSICTVFLAYVGIAIGKDWNKFKKIGWRGIVITIFVIAGTYLGSAFIAQMVLMMTGSI; translated from the coding sequence ATGGAATTAATAGAAGAATCTCAACATGTAAGTAAGAATAAATTATTTAGATGGTCTGTATTTTTACTTATATTTTCATTTATTGTTTGTGTAGGTAACTATGTAGGTTATAAACATCCTATGAATGAAGCCTTTATTGGTATGATTATTTTATCTGTGATAACTATTGTAGGCATGGTTTTAGAGAGAGAATTGCCTTTTAATATTTCTTCAATTGTTTATATAAGTTTAATTGGTTTAGCTTTGGCCTTACCATTCTCTCCAGCTTCAAGTACAGTTGTTTATTATGTGTCTCAAATTGAATTGTCTTCAATCTGTACTGTTTTCCTTGCTTATGTAGGTATAGCAATTGGTAAAGATTGGAATAAATTTAAAAAGATAGGCTGGAGAGGTATTGTTATTACAATATTTGTAATTGCAGGAACTTATTTAGGTTCTGCATTTATTGCACAAATGGTTCTTATGATGACTGGCTCTATATGA
- the ahaH gene encoding ATP synthase archaeal subunit H, which produces MAGISEAIIQIKKAESDADSLVEQSTVDAKAMIDDATLKANEMVEIAKNEANEEAQSTVFDAEENAKKEATSISSKAENDVETIKNKARNNIDEAASIIVKNIL; this is translated from the coding sequence ATGGCAGGGATATCAGAAGCTATTATCCAAATAAAAAAAGCTGAAAGTGATGCTGATTCCTTAGTAGAACAATCAACAGTCGATGCGAAAGCTATGATTGATGATGCTACTTTAAAAGCAAATGAAATGGTTGAAATTGCTAAGAATGAAGCTAACGAAGAAGCTCAATCTACTGTTTTTGATGCAGAAGAAAATGCAAAGAAAGAAGCTACTTCTATAAGTTCTAAAGCTGAAAATGATGTTGAAACCATCAAAAATAAGGCTAGAAATAATATAGATGAAGCTGCTTCAATTATTGTTAAAAATATTTTATAG
- a CDS encoding citryl-CoA lyase, which translates to MKDNQKPIKNGFKFPEQNIKTSITDVKPDELSTRGYRQEDLITNLSFAEMVFLLLKERLPSEREAKIFNHILVSFCDHGVTPPSTQSARLIASSGANINNAVAGGLLSFGKNHAGAIEKAMNLFQNSIRTLNLENTDKGDLNKRIARLAIEIVNKYESESKRIPGFGHRYHDKDPRAVRLLDLAILESAIGPHTKLALVIESVLSEKKGVCLNVDGVNAGLLSDLGFDSQLGLGIFMIGRLPGLVAHAYEEMQEEEKFRRFCDLENIVYEGFKNRDIDEK; encoded by the coding sequence ATGAAAGATAATCAGAAACCTATTAAAAATGGTTTTAAATTTCCCGAACAAAATATTAAAACTAGTATCACTGATGTAAAGCCTGATGAACTATCTACTAGAGGCTATAGGCAAGAAGATTTAATTACAAATCTTAGTTTTGCAGAAATGGTATTTTTATTACTTAAAGAAAGATTGCCCTCTGAAAGGGAAGCTAAGATTTTTAACCATATACTAGTTTCATTTTGTGATCATGGTGTAACTCCTCCAAGCACTCAGTCTGCAAGATTAATAGCATCTTCAGGGGCAAATATTAATAATGCTGTTGCAGGAGGTTTACTGTCATTTGGTAAAAACCATGCAGGTGCTATTGAAAAAGCTATGAATTTATTTCAAAATTCTATAAGAACTTTAAATCTTGAAAATACAGATAAAGGGGATCTTAATAAAAGAATTGCTAGATTAGCTATTGAAATTGTAAATAAATATGAGTCTGAATCAAAGAGAATACCTGGCTTTGGTCACAGATACCATGATAAAGATCCTCGTGCAGTTAGATTGTTGGATTTGGCTATTTTAGAATCAGCTATTGGCCCACATACTAAATTAGCACTTGTTATAGAAAGCGTTTTATCTGAAAAGAAGGGAGTTTGTTTAAATGTTGATGGAGTTAATGCAGGATTGCTTTCTGATTTAGGCTTTGATAGCCAATTAGGTTTAGGTATTTTTATGATTGGCAGGTTACCAGGACTTGTTGCTCATGCTTATGAAGAAATGCAAGAAGAAGAAAAATTCAGACGTTTCTGTGACTTAGAAAATATTGTTTATGAAGGCTTTAAAAATAGAGACATTGATGAAAAATAG
- a CDS encoding peptidase, with product MDETKKSLEKLGINEIDNDYKSEKRFEDGGQYRFEVPGIQGPSALESLLNACNDYDLTIHRATQTKGIMFLLDDEICQMLDLASEANIQLFLAVGPRAPYDTSATVQTEEGKRIGYRLRGYDNLVYAIEDVKRAVELGVRGILLYDEGLLFVLSKMRNLGELPKDLKFKLSAHAGCSNPASAKLFESIGLNSLNPVRDLQIPMLASLRDAIDIPIDVHTENPKSTGGFIRHYEVPEMIRLTSPIYLKTGGSVAKHHSWDTSDKEARQRAKQVALIRDLIERHYPEAIMSKF from the coding sequence ATGGATGAAACTAAAAAATCATTAGAAAAATTAGGAATAAATGAGATAGATAATGATTACAAATCAGAAAAGCGATTTGAAGATGGAGGGCAATATAGATTTGAAGTTCCTGGAATACAGGGCCCTTCTGCACTTGAATCTCTTTTAAATGCTTGTAATGATTATGATTTAACTATTCATAGAGCTACTCAAACTAAGGGGATAATGTTTTTATTAGATGATGAAATTTGTCAAATGCTTGATTTGGCAAGTGAAGCAAATATTCAATTATTTTTAGCTGTAGGTCCAAGAGCTCCATATGATACAAGTGCAACTGTCCAAACAGAGGAAGGAAAACGTATTGGATACAGATTAAGAGGTTATGACAATCTTGTTTATGCAATTGAAGATGTTAAAAGAGCAGTTGAATTGGGAGTTAGAGGAATTTTATTGTATGATGAAGGCTTACTCTTTGTGCTTTCTAAAATGAGGAATCTAGGAGAACTTCCAAAGGATTTAAAATTTAAATTATCTGCCCATGCAGGATGTTCTAATCCTGCTTCAGCTAAATTATTTGAATCAATTGGTTTAAATTCATTAAATCCTGTAAGAGATTTACAAATTCCAATGCTTGCATCCTTACGTGATGCAATAGATATTCCAATTGATGTACATACAGAAAACCCTAAATCTACAGGAGGATTTATCCGTCATTATGAAGTTCCTGAGATGATTAGACTAACAAGCCCAATTTACCTAAAAACTGGTGGATCTGTTGCCAAACATCACAGTTGGGATACAAGTGATAAAGAAGCTAGACAGAGAGCTAAACAAGTAGCTTTAATTAGAGATTTAATTGAAAGACATTATCCAGAAGCTATTATGAGTAAGTTCTAA
- a CDS encoding DUF3100 domain-containing protein, producing the protein MSEDNYDYTFRDKTDKAIKKRPPWKEYNLHIVVFFLVIIAETIGIRTFNIGSSISIVTMPLLYAMIIGLALYLLKPFKIVGKKQSKVAQGAMLVFIGPLIAKLAISSGQSIHIILQVGPALLLQELGNLGTIFLALPVALLLGFKRETIGMTSSICREPNLGIIIDKYGFDSDEARGVLTVFVIGTMIGTIFISFLVSIIASVLPLHPYAMAMACGIGSASMNAAAVSPLVHMYPALATNIEAFAGCSNLISFCFGIYECILLSIPLTEFLYKHLEPIIGREYEKDDETKEEVQKWN; encoded by the coding sequence ATTAGTGAAGATAATTACGATTATACTTTTAGGGATAAAACCGACAAAGCGATAAAAAAAAGACCTCCGTGGAAGGAATATAATTTACATATTGTTGTATTCTTTTTAGTAATTATTGCAGAAACAATTGGAATTAGAACATTCAATATTGGTTCATCAATTAGTATTGTTACAATGCCTTTACTTTATGCAATGATTATAGGATTAGCTCTTTACTTGTTAAAACCATTTAAGATTGTAGGTAAAAAGCAATCTAAAGTGGCTCAAGGTGCTATGTTAGTGTTTATTGGTCCGCTAATTGCAAAATTAGCTATTTCAAGCGGCCAATCTATTCATATAATTTTACAGGTAGGTCCTGCATTATTACTTCAGGAATTAGGTAATTTAGGTACAATCTTTTTAGCATTACCTGTTGCATTATTACTTGGATTTAAACGTGAAACTATTGGTATGACAAGTTCTATTTGCCGTGAACCTAACCTGGGAATTATTATTGATAAGTATGGTTTTGATTCAGATGAAGCACGTGGTGTTTTAACTGTATTTGTAATTGGTACTATGATAGGAACTATCTTTATTAGTTTCTTAGTAAGTATCATTGCTTCTGTTTTGCCATTACACCCATATGCTATGGCTATGGCTTGTGGTATTGGAAGTGCAAGTATGAATGCTGCTGCAGTATCTCCATTAGTACATATGTATCCTGCTTTAGCTACTAATATTGAAGCATTTGCAGGTTGCAGTAATTTAATTTCATTCTGTTTTGGAATTTATGAATGTATATTACTTTCCATTCCTCTCACTGAATTCTTATACAAACACTTAGAACCTATAATTGGTAGGGAATATGAAAAAGATGATGAAACTAAAGAGGAGGTTCAAAAATGGAATTAA
- a CDS encoding transcriptional regulator: MTNRNQLIGEVYQLLNKEGFETSNIYDQSCFDLVARKKLLILLLKVLINIDSINEAHIEEIRQISNVFLASPIIVGIKSKNHILEEDVVYERHGLPAIGLETLKNMIVYDEYPEILADRGGYYVQINGNVLKEYREEYNLSLKDLADLAHVSRATMYKYEKGMVRANTETAMLLEEILNTKITLDIDLFEPYQEDIKLKADTSNLNQTQGTNAQNLAKLGFGVVSTNKSPFDALAKAEIATKKKEQNPLIANLNVQDEQNTKTLNKMAISLKDLSLVTSSNPFFVLEDDKIKDSIDGIPVIKSWEMKEFENSKEFLKLIKERRNN; this comes from the coding sequence ATAACTAATAGGAATCAATTAATAGGAGAAGTTTATCAATTACTAAATAAGGAAGGTTTTGAAACATCAAATATCTATGATCAAAGCTGTTTTGATTTAGTAGCCCGTAAAAAATTGCTCATTTTGCTTTTAAAAGTCCTCATAAATATTGACAGCATTAATGAAGCACATATTGAAGAAATTAGACAAATTTCTAATGTTTTCTTAGCTTCTCCAATTATTGTAGGTATCAAATCTAAAAATCATATCTTAGAAGAAGATGTTGTTTATGAAAGACATGGCTTACCTGCAATTGGCCTTGAAACTCTTAAAAACATGATTGTTTATGATGAGTATCCTGAAATTTTAGCAGACCGTGGAGGATACTATGTTCAAATTAATGGAAATGTTTTAAAAGAATACAGAGAAGAGTATAACTTATCTTTAAAAGATTTAGCTGATTTGGCACATGTTTCAAGAGCTACAATGTATAAATATGAAAAGGGAATGGTTAGAGCCAATACAGAAACTGCTATGCTTCTTGAAGAGATTTTAAATACTAAGATAACACTTGACATAGATTTGTTTGAGCCATACCAAGAAGATATTAAATTAAAAGCAGATACAAGTAATTTAAATCAAACTCAAGGAACCAATGCTCAAAATTTAGCTAAATTAGGCTTTGGAGTAGTTTCAACTAATAAAAGTCCATTTGATGCACTTGCTAAAGCAGAAATAGCTACTAAAAAGAAAGAGCAAAACCCATTAATAGCTAACTTAAATGTTCAAGACGAGCAAAATACAAAGACATTAAATAAAATGGCAATTAGTTTAAAAGATCTTTCCCTTGTAACCTCTTCAAATCCCTTCTTTGTTCTTGAAGATGATAAAATTAAAGATTCAATTGATGGAATTCCAGTTATTAAATCATGGGAAATGAAAGAGTTTGAGAATTCTAAAGAGTTTTTAAAATTAATTAAAGAAAGAAGAAATAATTAA
- a CDS encoding tRNA(Ile)(2)-agmatinylcytidine synthase: protein MINMDYFYIGIDDTDSPDGMCTTFLASAILKEFKKNDIEIIGFPRLIRLNPFAKFKTRGNGGISFKLDLNQKIDLAKEIVLKFVSELSIMDCDNTNPGVVFYKGEITEEMIRYAFKAIYSIITIEEAEEFASQIGAEIHKFKKGRGIIGSIAAISCPLEDYTYELLAYRDSSRYGTLREIDYDSVVRMDKETFPETFENIDGEYLAIEPKTPCPILYGIRSNNPEVLDIARDIVIPNERIADSCIFKTNQHTDMHIQNANRISELKQYSCYKVRGIVKDKPHIIEGGHMFFTLYDESGEIECGAYEPTKNFRKIVAELKAGDEIEVYGGIGEQNTFNIEKFQVLKLNQFLYKNPICECGKRMTSAGKGKGFKCKNCGRKIGSDDKVPEIVERSLINGKFYETPVSARRHLSKPLIRMNLD, encoded by the coding sequence TTGATTAATATGGATTATTTTTATATAGGAATTGATGATACAGACTCTCCAGATGGAATGTGCACTACATTTTTAGCATCTGCTATTTTAAAGGAGTTTAAAAAGAACGATATTGAAATTATTGGCTTTCCACGTTTAATTCGCCTAAATCCCTTTGCCAAATTTAAAACCAGGGGAAACGGAGGGATCTCTTTTAAATTAGATTTAAATCAAAAGATAGATCTGGCAAAAGAAATAGTGCTTAAGTTTGTTAGCGAGCTTTCAATCATGGATTGTGATAACACTAATCCTGGAGTTGTCTTCTATAAAGGTGAAATCACTGAAGAAATGATTAGATATGCATTTAAAGCCATTTACTCAATAATAACTATAGAAGAAGCAGAAGAATTTGCCAGTCAAATCGGTGCTGAAATTCATAAATTTAAAAAAGGCAGAGGAATCATTGGCTCTATTGCAGCTATTTCCTGTCCTTTAGAAGATTATACCTATGAACTTTTAGCATATAGGGATTCTTCTAGGTATGGAACTTTACGTGAAATTGATTATGATTCTGTTGTTAGGATGGATAAAGAAACTTTTCCTGAAACTTTTGAAAATATTGATGGTGAATATTTAGCTATTGAACCTAAAACTCCATGCCCTATTCTATATGGTATAAGATCTAATAATCCTGAAGTTTTGGATATTGCAAGGGATATCGTTATACCGAATGAAAGAATTGCCGATTCATGTATTTTTAAAACAAATCAACATACAGATATGCATATTCAAAATGCAAATAGGATAAGTGAGCTTAAACAGTATTCCTGCTATAAAGTAAGGGGGATTGTTAAAGACAAGCCTCATATAATTGAAGGGGGGCACATGTTTTTCACTTTGTATGATGAAAGTGGTGAAATTGAGTGTGGAGCATATGAACCAACTAAGAATTTTAGAAAAATTGTAGCTGAATTAAAAGCTGGAGATGAAATAGAGGTTTATGGTGGAATAGGTGAACAAAATACCTTTAATATTGAAAAGTTCCAAGTTTTAAAGCTTAATCAATTTCTTTACAAGAATCCTATTTGTGAATGTGGTAAGAGGATGACCTCAGCAGGTAAAGGAAAGGGTTTTAAATGTAAAAACTGTGGTAGGAAAATAGGCTCTGATGATAAGGTTCCTGAGATAGTAGAGCGTAGTTTAATCAATGGCAAATTTTATGAAACTCCAGTTTCAGCTAGACGTCATTTATCTAAACCTCTAATTCGTATGAACTTAGATTAA